Proteins encoded together in one Acipenser ruthenus chromosome 40, fAciRut3.2 maternal haplotype, whole genome shotgun sequence window:
- the LOC131708127 gene encoding ATP-sensitive inward rectifier potassium channel 1-like encodes MFQNLRKHFADHLVERRTRRSRLVSKDGQCNIKLGHVEEKNRMAFLSDIWTTFLDMRWRYKMTIFNVVFLGSWFIFAVFYYVIAYVHGDLLEFDPPQNHTPCVFNVFGLTSAFLFSIETQMTTGYGYRCITPECGIAVIVVVVQTIVGTFINAFICGIMVAKFARPIKRTKTITFSKTAVIGNHEGKLCLFIRVANLRKSLLIKNYIYGKLLKTTVTPEGETIVLDQVDIDFVVDAGKENMFFICPLTIFHIIDSSSPFFDMSMDTLAQQEFELVVFLDGTMESTSTCCQVRTSYLPKEIQWGYRFAPIASKSKQGKYSVDFSNFNKTVAVPTPHCAFCFLDEKGHGEEPKKGYDNAAFQHSTETPTDDIEM; translated from the coding sequence ATGTTCCAGAACCTGCGTAAGCACTTTGCTGACCACCTGGTTGAACGTCGGACCAGGAGATCCCGGCTGGTGTCCAAAGACGGCCAGTGCAACATCAAGCTCGGCCATGTGGAGGAGAAGAACAGAATGGCCTTCCTGTCCGATATCTGGACCACCTTCCTGGATATGCGCTGGAGGTACAAGATGACCATCTTCAACGTAGTCTTCCTGGGCTCCTGGTTCATCTTTGCAGTGTTTTATTATGTAATCGCCTACGTGCACGGGGACCTGCTTGAATTCGACCCCCCCCAGAACCATACCCCCTGCGTGTTCAACGTCTTTGGGCTCACGTCTGCGTTCCTCTTCTCCATTGAGACCCAGATGACCACGGGCTACGGTTACCGCTGCATAACGCCAGAGTGCGGGATTGCTGTCATCGTCGTGGTTGTCCAGACTATTGTGGGAACCTTCATCAACGCCTTCATCTGCGGTATCATGGTAGCCAAGTTTGCGCGGCCCATCAAGAGGACTAAGACAATCACCTTCAGTAAGACTGCAGTCATCGGCAACCACGAGGGAAAGCTATGTCTTTTCATCCGGGTGGCCAATCTCCGCAAGAGCCTTCTGATCAAGAACTACATCTACGGCAAGCTCCTGAAGACCACCGTGACCCCAGAAGGTGAGACCATCGTCCTGGACCAGGTGGATATTGATTTTGTGGTGGACGCCGGCAAAGAGAACATGTTCTTCATCTGCCCGCTCACCATCTTCCACATAATCGACAGCTCAAGTCCCTTCTTTGATATGTCGATGGACACCCTTGCCCAGCAGGAATTTGAGCTGGTGGTCTTCTTGGATGGGACGATGGAGTCTACTAGTACCTGCTGCCAGGTGCGGACTTCCTATCTGCCCAAGGAGATCCAGTGGGGGTACCGCTTTGCCCCCATTGCCTCCAAGTCCAAACAAGGAAAGTACTCTGTAGACTTCTCTAACTTCAACAAGACAGTGGCGGTGCCCACGCCCCACTGCGCCTTCTGTTTCCTCGATGAGAAGGGGCACGGAGAAGAACCCAAAAAAGGGTATGATAACGCAGCCTTCCAACACAGTACCGAAACACCAACGGATGACATCGAAATGTGA